The following are encoded in a window of Candidatus Hydrogenedentota bacterium genomic DNA:
- a CDS encoding glycosyltransferase family 1 protein has protein sequence MRVLLNALQAGNRSGTGRYVAELARRLPGRAKDVELRVLWPRHVPLPPASLPDFFEQVEAGNPLARVYVDQILVHSHARRFGADLVHYPANIGPLFPPGRTVLTIHDLTYFHHPEWFRRNRAAYYRFATRWSARHANAIIVDSQATADDCRAFLGLGEENMAIVPLGVGDEFRPVSSEQQATARTWYRLPDQFILYAGTMEPRKNLVRLIAAWDRIADACPYDLVLAGRDGWKTGPIRAAAAASLHPRRIHFPGFIANDDLPALYSAARVLAWPSLFEGFGLPPLEAMACGTPVVVSNRSSLPEVVADAGLLVDPDDVEALSAALFDAATDESLRNRLILSGQARAQGFTWNRTAEMTLQIYREQMK, from the coding sequence CGTGGCCGAACTGGCGCGCAGACTGCCGGGCCGCGCTAAGGACGTCGAACTGCGCGTGCTGTGGCCCCGGCATGTGCCGTTGCCGCCGGCCAGCCTGCCCGACTTTTTCGAACAGGTCGAGGCAGGCAATCCGCTGGCGCGCGTATATGTCGATCAAATCCTTGTGCATTCGCATGCGCGGAGGTTTGGCGCGGATTTGGTCCACTATCCCGCCAATATAGGCCCGCTTTTTCCGCCGGGCAGGACCGTATTGACCATCCACGACCTGACGTATTTCCACCATCCCGAATGGTTCCGCCGCAACCGGGCCGCCTATTACCGGTTCGCCACACGATGGAGCGCCCGCCACGCCAACGCGATCATCGTGGATTCACAAGCGACCGCCGACGATTGCCGCGCCTTTCTGGGCTTGGGCGAAGAAAATATGGCGATCGTGCCCTTGGGGGTGGGCGATGAGTTTCGCCCCGTTTCGTCTGAACAGCAGGCTACGGCGCGGACATGGTATCGCCTGCCGGATCAGTTCATTCTTTATGCCGGCACGATGGAGCCGCGCAAGAATCTGGTCCGCCTGATTGCCGCGTGGGATCGCATTGCGGATGCGTGCCCATACGACCTTGTCTTGGCCGGACGGGACGGCTGGAAAACCGGGCCGATCCGCGCGGCGGCCGCCGCATCGCTTCATCCGCGGCGCATCCATTTTCCCGGCTTTATCGCGAACGACGATTTACCCGCGTTGTATTCGGCTGCGCGCGTGTTGGCATGGCCAAGCCTGTTCGAGGGATTCGGGTTGCCGCCGCTCGAAGCCATGGCCTGCGGAACGCCCGTTGTCGTGTCGAACCGTTCGAGTCTTCCCGAAGTTGTGGCGGATGCGGGTCTATTGGTTGATCCGGACGATGTTGAAGCCTTGTCGGCCGCCCTGTTCGATGCCGCCACCGACGAATCGCTCAGAAACCGCCTGATCCTGTCTGGACAGGCCCGCGCACAAGGATTCACATGGAATCGAACCGCCGAAATGACTTTGCAAATTTACCGGGAACAGATGAAATGA